A stretch of Cicer arietinum cultivar CDC Frontier isolate Library 1 chromosome 5, Cicar.CDCFrontier_v2.0, whole genome shotgun sequence DNA encodes these proteins:
- the LOC101510937 gene encoding aldehyde dehydrogenase family 3 member H1-like, which yields MSGEEYSEKKFDGEAASSLVKELRGSFSSGKTQSYEWRISQVKALLKMVVEQQDQIIHALRSDLAKPPLETVVYEIGMFKNSCEVTLKELKQWMAPEKVKSSITTFPSSAEIVPEPLGVVLVISAWNYPFLLSLDPVVGAIAAGNAVVLKPSEIAPASSSLLAKLLGKYMDNSSIRVVEGAVDETTALLQQKWDKIFYTGNGKVGRIVMAAAAKHLTPVVLELGGKSPTVVDSNVNLEVTARRIISGKWGCNNGQACISPDYIITTKDFAPLLVDALKTELENFFGKNPLESNDLSRIVSSNHFNRLIKLMDEDKVSDKIVYGGAKDESKLRIAPTILLDVPRDSLIMSEEIFGPLLPIITVNKLEESFDVINSGTKPLAAYLFTNDNKFKEQFVKKVSAGGLLINDTVLHLVVCTLPFGGVGDSGMGAYHGKFSFDAFTHRKAVLYRGFTGDSSLRYPPYTDTKQKCMKALVAGDVPGIVRALFGWS from the exons ATGTCTGGCGAGGAGTATTCAGAGAAAAAGTTTGACGGAGAAGCGGCTTCGTCGCTGGTGAAGGAGTTGAGAGGGAGTTTCAGTTCCGGTAAGACTCAAAGTTATGAATGGAGAATTTCACAAGTTAAGGCTCTTTTGAAAATGGTTGTGGAACAACAGGATCAAATAATTCATGCTCTGCGTTCCGACCTCGCCAAGCCACCGCTCGAAACTGTCGTGTACGag ATTGGTATGTTTAAAAACTCATGTGAAGTCACGCTAAAGGAATTGAAACAATGGATGGCACCAGAAAAG gTTAAATCTTCAATCACAACTTTTCCTTCTTCAGCTGAAATAGTACCTGAACCACTTGGTGTTGTGTTAGTCATCTCTGCATGGAACTATCCATTTT TGCTATCCCTTGATCCAGTTGTTGGAGCTATAGCAGCAGGTAATGCTGTGGTTCTAAAACCATCAGAAATTGCTCCAGCATCATCTTCACTGCTGGCAAAATTGTTAGGGAAGTACATGGATAACTCATCTATAAGAGTTGTTGAAGGGGCAGTTGATGAAACTACTGCATTGTTGCAGCAAAAGTGGGACAAAATTTTCTATACAG GTAATGGAAAAGTGGGAAGGATAGTGATGGCTGCAGCTGCAAAACACCTTACACCAGTTGTTCTTGAGCTTGGAGGAAAATCTCCAACTGTTGTTGATTCAAATGTCAATTTAGAG GTTACAGCTAGAAGGATAATTTCTGGCAAGTGGGGCTGTAACAACGGACAAGCCTGCATTTCTCCTGATTACATTATAACAACAAAAGACTTTGCTCCATTGTTG GTAGATGCCTTAAAGACTGAGTTGGAAAACTTCTTTGGAAAGAATCCATTAGAATCAAATGATCTGTCGCGGATTGTGAGTTCTAACCACTTCAATCGCTTGATAAAGCTCATGGATGAGGATAAGGTTTCTGACAAAATTGTTTATGGTGGTGCAAAAGATGAAAGCAAATT GAGGATTGCTCCTACTATTTTATTAGACGTTCCACGAGATTCACTGATAATGAGTGAGGAGATCTTTGGTCCATTGCTTCCCATCATCACA GTGAATAAGCTGGAAGAAAGCTTCGATGTGATAAACTCCGGAACAAAGCCACTAGCAGcatatttatttacaaatgaCAATAAGTTCAAGGAACAATTTGTGAAGAAAGTTTCTGCTGGTGGTTTGCTTATCAATGACACTGTCTTACAT CTTGTGGTTTGTACTTTGCCATTTGGGGGAGTTGGAGACAGTGGAATGGGTGCATACCATGGAAAATTCTCCTTTGATGCTTTTACTCACAGAAAGGCGGTACTTTATCGCGGTTTTACAGGCGATTCATCTTTAAGGTACCCACCTTACACGGATACAAAGCAGAAATGTATGAAGGCTCTAGTTGCCGGTGATGTCCCCGGTATTGTTCGTGCTCTTTTCGGATGGTCCTAG
- the LOC101493858 gene encoding uncharacterized protein, which translates to MESFDNFMATPSLNSSGSLRMPHRMQSRNDSSRRSGTPIMYSNSSGMLKPPPIEKTLECTLEELCYGCKKNVMITRDVLTDAGGVVQEEEQLTINVQSGWTKGTKITFVGKGNERPGAYTGDIIYYISEKKHQLFKREGDDLELCVEIPLLKALTGCTISVPLLGGEHMNLTLDDIIHPGYQNIINGQGMSISKEPGKRGNLRIKFLVEFPTHLTDNQRSEVFGILQNSC; encoded by the exons ATGGAAAGCTTTGATAATTTTATGGCTACACCTTCATTGAACAGCAGTGGTAGTTTAAGAATGCCTCATCGTATGCAGTCAAGAAATGATAGCAGCCGTAGGAGTGGAACTCCAATTATGTATTCTAATTCATCTGGGATGCTTAAACCCCCACCAATTGAGAAAACTCTTGAATGTACTCTTGAAGAGTTGTGTTATGGTTGCAAGAAAAATGTCATGATCACAAGAGACGTCCTCACAGATGCCGG AGGGGTAGTTCAAGAGGAAGAACAATTAACAATAAATGTACAATCAGGATGGACGAAAGGAACAAAAATTACATTTGTAGGAAAAGGGAATGAGAGACCTGGTGCATACACAGGAgacataatatattatatatcagAGAAAAAACACCAATTGTTTAAAAGAGAAGGGGATGATTTGGAATTATGTGTAGAAATTCCCTTACTAAAGGCACTTACAGGGTGTACAATATCAGTGCCATTGTTGGGTGGAGAGCATATGAATTTGACATTAGATGATATCATACACCCTGGCTATCAGAACATTATCAATGGCCAAGGTATGTCAATCTCCAAAGAACCAGGGAAGAGAGGAAACTTaagaattaaatttttagttgagTTTCCCACACATCTCACAGATAATCAAAGATCTGAGGTTTTTGGTATATTACAGAATTCTTGTTAA